One Malus sylvestris chromosome 14, drMalSylv7.2, whole genome shotgun sequence DNA segment encodes these proteins:
- the LOC126600341 gene encoding pentatricopeptide repeat-containing protein At1g63400-like produces the protein MFKSCLVDSGFLRNSLFLVEKGYLRAYYATASALLTTDAHVFEENPLPVDAYVIQEIKAVRERSSIRGKQKLYPVVTRVYKSLDWEVAWDLRFSRSVKQYGFSHSLSAFSVIVHVFALAGMKMEVQSLLSDIVCYYRDAKYDAFGLFPYLFDSPHNGARTLVFDALIMTFAANSMLENAVDAFVQTKNMQLEPHIGSCNFLLKCLAEANKLESVRSLFKCLRKYGPSPNVYTYTIMMNFYCQGHEGKGVDIDEATDILQEMEKSGKHPTVVIYTKYIHALCNVGWVEFALDFIRNLRCRNQPLNSYCYNAILFGFCQNGETYEALKVLEEMKTYGTLPDVYCYTILIDGLCKEGDIEIALTLFEEMERYKIKPSLVSYSSLICGLCKIGLVDDSLDIFRDLVADGVRPDAITCTLIVEGYCREGRLKEALKFMYEMHNQGINLNSYTYNAVIKSLCKERQPEKAWEFFPQMLKRNIHPEVANYNTLMNGFAKKLSTKKALIVYKGMLKVGVMPNAVTYTILINTFCHGGKMREAYNLFKEMSERGLVVDVISYTSLIAGFYRIGDMKKAWALFNEMLRNNHLPNAITYTCLIDGFCKSLRMDFASFLFDEMKRKNVIPDAVTYTVLMIGYFRLGNIDRAIQLFGEMKERGISPDVIAQETMGLYTGTLTKG, from the coding sequence ATGTTCAAATCATGTTTGGTTGATTCGGGTTTTCTCCGAAACTCACTGTTTCTTGTGGAGAAGGGGTATTTGAGAGCGTATTACGCCACTGCATCTGCGCTGTTGACGACAGATGCCCATGTGTTTGAGGAAAACCCATTGCCGGTTGATGCCTATGTGATTCAGGAGATTAAAGCTGTGAGAGAAAGGTCCAGTATTCGGGGAAAGCAGAAACTTTATCCGGTTGTTACCAGAGTGTATAAATCTTTGGATTGGGAGGTTGCATGGGACCTGAGGTTCTCCAGGTCTGTGAAGCAGTATGGCTTTTCCCATTCTTTAAGCGCATTTAGTGTTATTGTTCATGTCTTTGCATTGGCGGGGATGAAAATGGAAGTGCAGTCTTTGCTCAGTGATATTGTTTGCTATTATCGAGATGCTAAGTATGATGCGTTTGGGTTGTTCCCATATTTATTTGATTCACCTCACAATGGAGCGAGAACTCTTGTATTTGATGCCCTCATTATGACTTTTGCTGCCAACTCGATGCTTGAGAATGCTGTCGATGCTTTTGTGCAGACCAAAAACATGCAGCTTGAACCACACATTGGGtcttgtaattttttgctcaagtGTTTGGCTGAAGCAAACAAATTGGAATCTGTTAGAAGTTTATTCAAATGTTTAAGAAAGTATGGTCCTTCACCTAATGTTTACACTTACACTATTATGATGAACTTTTACTGCCAAGGACATGAAGGGAAGGGTGTAGATATAGATGAAGCGACCGACATTCTTCAGGAAATGGAGAAGAGTGGGAAACACCCAACTGTTGTGATATACACCAAATATATTCATGCACTTTGTAACGTTGGATGGGTTGAGTTTGCTTTGGACTTTATTCGGAACTTGAGATGCAGAAATCAACCTCTTAATAGTTACTGTTATAATGCCATACTTTTTGGTTTTTGCCAAAATGGTGAAacatatgaagctttgaaggttttggaagaAATGAAGACATATGGGACACTACCAGATGTTTATTGCTATACCATTTTGATAGATGgactttgcaaggaaggagataTTGAGATTGCTCTCACTTTGTTTGAAGAAATGGAGCGTTATAAAATTAAACCGTCTTTAGTTAGCTATAGCTCACTGATATGTGGTCTTTGTAAGATTGGGTTGGTGGATGACTCACTGGATATTTTTCGTGATCTTGTGGCTGATGGGGTGCGCCCTGATGCCATCACTTGCACTCTTATTGTTGAAGGGTACTGTAGGGAAGGACGCCTGAAGGAAGCCTTGAAATTTATGTATGAGATGCACAACCAAGGCATAAACCTTAACTCATATACTTATAATGCAGTCATCAAGAGTTTGTGCAAGGAAAGGCAACCCGAAAAAGCGTGggaatttttccctcaaatgcTCAAGAGGAATATACATCCAGAAGTTGCAAATTATAATACTCTTATGAATGGTTTTGCAAAGAAATTAAGTACAAAGAAGGCTTTGATTGTGTACAAAGGAATGCTGAAAGTTGGTGTCATGCCCAATGCAGTAACATATACGATCCTTATTAACACATTCTGCCATGGAGGCAAAATGCGTGAAGCTTATAACTTGTTCAAGGAAATGAGTGAAAGGGGTTTGGTTGTGGATGTCATTTCTTACACATCTCTAATTGCTGGGTTTTATAGAATTGGAGACATGAAGAAGGCATGGGCATTGTTCAATGAAATGTTGAGGAATAACCATTTGCCCAATGCAATTACTTATACCTGTTTAATAGATGGGTTTTGTAAGTCCTTGCGCATGGATTTTGCCAGCTTCTTGTTTGACGAAATGAAGAGAAAAAATGTTATTCCCGATGCTGTGACTTACACTGTGCTCATGATTGGGTATTTTAGACTAGGGAATATTGATAGAGCAATTCAGTTATTTGGTGAAATGAAGGAGAGGGGTATTTCCCCAGATGTTATTGCCCAGGAAACTATGGGGCTTTATACGGGCACACTTACAAAAGGTTAG